A window from Lolium rigidum isolate FL_2022 unplaced genomic scaffold, APGP_CSIRO_Lrig_0.1 contig_22264_1, whole genome shotgun sequence encodes these proteins:
- the LOC124680621 gene encoding uncharacterized protein LOC124680621, with the protein MGSLGPAVSVSKTNDGVAAVGVQHQQQKSERGTLISCSFWMPLHYPRYKKEDYEAMPEWRVDCPLREYGLPVAGDVDDKRRFAMGAFLWPDQ; encoded by the coding sequence ATGGGATCCTTGGGCCCTGCCGTGAGCGTGAGCAAGACCAACGACGGTGTGGCGGCCGTCGGCGTCCAGCATCAGCAGCAGAAGTCGGAGCGCGGGACGTTAATAAGCTGCAGCTTCTGGATGCCGCTGCATTACCCGCGGTACAAGAAGGAGGACTACGAGGCGATGCCGGAGTGGCGCGTCGACTGCCCGCTCCGGGAGTACGGCCTCCCGGTCGCCGGCGACGTCGACGACAAGAGGCGTTTCGCCATGGGAGCCTTCCTCTGGCCCGACCAATAA
- the LOC124680620 gene encoding uncharacterized protein LOC124680620 produces the protein MFVVSLSLRGEREGEERIHEERRFSSVLFDSRVERIHHRSSPVIGSSSNVSLIARSLSTHKLLDDVVQVPANELPPIVSPITKKNNDQDEQATDEAVPSDYYRVIIARGTSLTRTWGFSNMSFGNRSSS, from the exons ATGTTTGTCGTTTCCTTATCATTACGAGGTGAGCGAGAGGGAGAGGAAAGGATCCACGAGGAGAGACGGTTCTCATCGGTGTTATTTGACAGTCGTGTGGAAAGGATCCACCACAGATCTTCTCCGGTCATTGGAAGCAGCAGTAATGTCTCCTTGATAGCCAGAAGTCTATCCACCCACAAACTACT GGATGATGTTGTTCAGGTCCCAGCAAATGAACTGCCTCCAATTGTCAGCCCTATAACTAAAAAGAACAATGATCAAGATGAACAAGCAACTGACGAAGCAGTACCTTCAG ATTATTACAGGGTGATCATCGCTAGGGGTACATCTTTGACGAGGACGTGGGGGTTCTCAAACATGAGTTTTG GAAATCGAAGTTCAAGCTGA